In a single window of the Leisingera daeponensis DSM 23529 genome:
- a CDS encoding DUF2842 domain-containing protein, whose protein sequence is MAEKQGLSYKARRRWALIILLVGMPLYIVAAVTVMNWLDRPPLWLELIVYVGLGIVWVLPFKFVFRGVGQADPDAEDQ, encoded by the coding sequence ATGGCTGAGAAGCAAGGCCTGAGCTACAAGGCCCGGCGGCGCTGGGCCTTGATCATCCTGCTGGTCGGGATGCCGCTCTACATCGTGGCCGCGGTCACGGTGATGAACTGGCTGGACCGGCCGCCGCTGTGGCTGGAGCTGATTGTCTATGTGGGCCTCGGCATCGTCTGGGTGCTGCCGTTCAAATTCGTGTTCCGCGGCGTGGGTCAGGCAGACCCGGACGCTGAGGACCAGTAA
- a CDS encoding TRAP transporter large permease, with protein MEWYTVGLGLLGLLMMFITIGLPIPFALAAASLPFLWQIQGWETSIVSSELKLWGVWIDYILLAVPLFVFLGELIGRSSIGPNLYQFLHQGVRIKGSAAYGSIGASAGFGAVCGSSMVGALTIGGVALPEMLRLGYGKRLSSGVLAAGGTLSVLIPPSLILLFYGIVTDQSIGDLFIAGVIPGLILVSSFVVVVLIWGMMKPEDIPGREDAAKMPLKMILSTIGPVILIGLVITVAIYAGIATPTEAAAVAALLTVVLAFWVGDLNWQGFKGAIFATMRTMGYLGLLLSAGVLFGFVLTYYRVPQQFTDLFLSFELSPYTVLAIVLVFYIVLGMFLEPVSMTFITLPTIYPLMDAAGFDLIWFGVVYTITMEIAVLTPPVGLNLYVIQAIGREQVSIGDVIMGCLPFIAAMILLISILILSPDVALWLPEQMR; from the coding sequence ATGGAATGGTATACTGTCGGCCTCGGCCTGCTGGGGCTGCTGATGATGTTCATCACCATCGGCCTGCCCATCCCCTTTGCCCTGGCGGCGGCCTCGCTGCCCTTTCTCTGGCAGATCCAGGGCTGGGAAACCTCCATTGTCTCGTCTGAGCTGAAGCTCTGGGGCGTCTGGATCGATTACATCCTGCTGGCGGTGCCGCTGTTCGTGTTCCTGGGTGAACTGATCGGACGCTCCAGCATCGGGCCCAACCTCTACCAATTCCTGCATCAGGGCGTGCGGATCAAGGGCTCTGCGGCCTATGGCTCCATCGGGGCAAGTGCAGGTTTCGGCGCGGTCTGCGGTTCCTCGATGGTGGGGGCGCTCACCATCGGCGGCGTCGCGCTGCCGGAAATGCTGCGGCTGGGCTATGGCAAGCGCCTGTCCAGCGGCGTGCTCGCCGCGGGCGGCACCCTGTCGGTGCTGATCCCGCCCAGCCTCATCCTGCTGTTTTACGGCATCGTCACCGACCAAAGTATCGGCGACCTGTTTATTGCGGGCGTCATCCCCGGACTGATCCTGGTTTCCAGCTTCGTGGTGGTGGTGCTGATCTGGGGCATGATGAAGCCTGAGGACATTCCCGGCCGCGAAGACGCCGCAAAGATGCCGCTGAAGATGATCCTCAGCACCATCGGCCCGGTCATCCTGATCGGTCTGGTGATCACCGTTGCGATCTATGCCGGCATCGCCACTCCGACCGAAGCGGCTGCGGTTGCCGCCCTCCTGACCGTGGTGCTGGCCTTCTGGGTCGGTGACCTCAACTGGCAGGGTTTCAAGGGCGCCATCTTCGCCACCATGCGCACCATGGGCTACCTCGGGCTGCTGCTCTCGGCCGGCGTGCTGTTCGGCTTTGTGCTGACCTACTACCGGGTGCCGCAGCAGTTCACCGACCTGTTCCTGTCCTTCGAGCTGTCGCCTTATACCGTACTCGCCATCGTGCTGGTCTTCTACATCGTGCTTGGCATGTTCCTGGAACCGGTGTCGATGACCTTCATCACGCTGCCGACCATCTACCCGTTAATGGACGCGGCAGGCTTCGATCTGATCTGGTTCGGCGTTGTTTACACCATCACCATGGAAATCGCGGTGCTGACGCCGCCAGTGGGACTGAACCTCTATGTGATCCAGGCCATCGGCCGCGAACAGGTGAGCATCGGCGACGTGATCATGGGCTGCCTGCCCTTCATCGCCGCCATGATCCTGCTCATCTCCATTCTCATCCTGTCGCCCGATGTGGCGCTTTGGCTGCCGGAGCAGATGCGCTAA
- a CDS encoding glutathione S-transferase family protein: MKPEYRLHYAPDNASLVIRLVLEELGQPYETLLVDRRAQAQNSPAYRALNPNGLIPVLETPDGAVFETAAILLWLSERHAAMAPQPGSTHRAAFLKWLFFASNTLHADLRMLFYPDKYTGAEKAHQDQLQTVLRQRLHVHLTHLDQAAAARPVWLGAPQPSVLDYYLACQIRWMALYPAQGDKSWFTLAHYPSLQRLCAALEHRPAVSAAREAEGLGATPFTSPAYANPPEGSAT, from the coding sequence ATGAAACCCGAGTACCGCCTGCATTACGCCCCCGACAACGCCTCGCTGGTCATCCGGCTGGTGCTGGAGGAGCTTGGCCAGCCGTATGAAACCCTGCTGGTCGACCGCCGGGCGCAGGCGCAGAACAGCCCCGCCTACCGGGCGCTGAACCCGAACGGGCTGATCCCGGTGCTGGAAACACCCGATGGCGCGGTGTTCGAGACCGCCGCGATCCTGCTGTGGCTCTCCGAACGCCACGCGGCGATGGCGCCGCAGCCCGGCAGCACGCACCGCGCCGCCTTCCTGAAATGGCTGTTCTTTGCCTCCAACACCCTGCACGCCGACCTGCGGATGCTGTTCTACCCGGACAAATACACCGGCGCGGAGAAGGCCCATCAGGACCAGCTGCAAACCGTGCTGCGCCAGCGGCTGCACGTGCATCTGACCCATCTCGACCAGGCCGCCGCCGCCCGCCCCGTCTGGCTCGGCGCGCCGCAGCCCTCTGTGCTGGACTATTACCTCGCCTGCCAGATCCGCTGGATGGCGCTCTACCCCGCGCAAGGGGACAAGTCCTGGTTCACCCTGGCCCATTACCCCAGCCTGCAGCGCCTCTGCGCCGCACTGGAACACCGTCCCGCCGTTTCTGCGGCGCGCGAGGCCGAGGGCCTCGGTGCCACCCCGTTCACTTCCCCGGCCTACGCCAATCCCCCAGAAGGATCAGCCACCTGA
- a CDS encoding adenylosuccinate synthase, translating into MANVVVVGAQWGDEGKGKIVDWLSERADVIARFQGGHNAGHTLVIDGKVYKLHALPSGVVRGGKLSVIGNGVVLDPWHLMKEIATVQAQGVEITPETLMIAENTPLILPLHGELDRAREEAASKGTKIGTTGRGIGPAYEDKVGRRAIRVADLADEATLVARVDRALQHHDPLRKGLGVDPVDRDALIAQLKEIAPQILPFAAPVWKVLNEKRKAGKRILFEGAQGALLDIDFGTYPFVTSSNVIAGQAATGVGIGPGSINYVLGIVKAYTTRVGEGPFPTELEDADGQRLGERGHEFGTTTGRKRRCGWFDACLVRQTCATSGINGISLTKLDVLDGFETLKICVGYELDGERLDYLPTAADQQARCTPIYEEMPGWSESTEGARSWNDLPANAIKYVKRVEELIECPVALLSTSPERDDTILVTDPFAD; encoded by the coding sequence ATGGCCAATGTCGTCGTAGTCGGCGCCCAGTGGGGCGACGAAGGGAAAGGCAAGATCGTGGACTGGCTGAGCGAGCGCGCTGACGTGATCGCCCGCTTCCAGGGCGGCCATAACGCCGGCCACACGCTGGTCATTGACGGCAAGGTCTACAAGCTGCACGCGCTGCCCTCGGGCGTGGTGCGCGGCGGCAAGCTGAGCGTCATAGGCAATGGCGTGGTGCTGGACCCCTGGCATCTGATGAAGGAAATCGCGACCGTTCAGGCGCAGGGCGTGGAGATCACCCCCGAAACCCTGATGATCGCCGAGAACACCCCGCTGATCCTGCCGCTGCATGGCGAGCTGGACCGGGCGCGCGAGGAAGCGGCCAGCAAGGGCACCAAGATCGGCACCACCGGCCGCGGCATCGGCCCGGCCTATGAGGACAAGGTGGGCCGCCGTGCGATCCGGGTTGCCGACCTGGCGGATGAGGCGACCCTGGTTGCCCGCGTCGACCGGGCGCTGCAGCACCATGACCCGCTGCGCAAGGGCCTGGGCGTCGATCCGGTGGACCGCGACGCGCTGATTGCCCAGCTCAAGGAGATCGCGCCGCAGATCCTGCCGTTTGCCGCGCCGGTCTGGAAGGTGCTGAACGAGAAGCGCAAGGCGGGCAAGCGGATCCTGTTCGAAGGCGCGCAGGGCGCGCTGCTGGACATTGATTTCGGCACCTATCCGTTTGTGACCTCCTCCAACGTGATTGCGGGCCAGGCGGCGACCGGTGTCGGCATCGGCCCGGGCTCGATCAATTACGTGCTGGGCATCGTGAAGGCCTATACCACCCGCGTCGGCGAAGGCCCGTTCCCGACCGAGCTGGAGGACGCGGACGGCCAGCGCCTGGGCGAGCGCGGCCATGAGTTCGGCACCACCACCGGGCGCAAGCGCCGCTGCGGCTGGTTTGATGCCTGCCTGGTGCGCCAGACCTGCGCCACCTCCGGCATCAACGGCATCTCGCTGACCAAGCTGGATGTGCTGGACGGGTTCGAGACGCTGAAAATCTGTGTCGGTTACGAGCTGGACGGCGAACGTCTGGACTACCTGCCGACCGCCGCCGACCAGCAGGCCCGCTGCACCCCCATCTATGAGGAGATGCCGGGCTGGAGCGAGTCGACCGAAGGCGCGCGCAGCTGGAACGACCTGCCCGCCAATGCGATCAAATACGTGAAGCGCGTGGAAGAGCTGATCGAATGCCCGGTCGCGCTGCTCTCCACCAGCCCGGAGCGGGACGACACCATCCTGGTGACCGACCCGTTCGCCGACTGA
- the nthB gene encoding nitrile hydratase subunit beta, protein MTRVHDMGGRFGDGPVLPEAEDAPVFAEDWHARALAVTLACGALGQWNIDTSRHAREKLPPKDYARFSYYEKWIAALADLLVEKGVLTRADLQGKGAAGLHKLAERALKAETVAGVLAKGGPADRAGGPAPRFSPGQAVRARIPGGNALVDGGHTRLPQYATGARGYILRLHGTHVFPDSSAHGLGEAPEPLYAVRFFARALWAHPEHPDDEVVLDLWQSYLEPL, encoded by the coding sequence ATGACCCGGGTGCATGACATGGGCGGGCGATTCGGCGACGGGCCGGTGCTGCCCGAGGCCGAGGACGCGCCGGTCTTCGCCGAGGACTGGCACGCGCGTGCCCTGGCGGTGACGCTGGCCTGCGGCGCGCTGGGGCAGTGGAACATCGACACTTCGCGCCATGCGCGCGAGAAGCTGCCGCCCAAGGATTACGCCCGCTTTTCCTATTACGAGAAATGGATCGCGGCGCTGGCGGATCTGCTGGTGGAGAAGGGCGTGCTGACGCGTGCGGACCTGCAGGGCAAGGGGGCCGCGGGCCTGCATAAGCTGGCGGAGCGGGCCCTGAAGGCGGAGACCGTCGCCGGGGTGCTGGCCAAGGGCGGACCGGCGGACCGCGCGGGCGGGCCGGCGCCGCGGTTCTCGCCCGGGCAGGCGGTGCGGGCGCGTATCCCCGGCGGCAATGCGCTGGTGGATGGCGGCCATACCCGGCTGCCGCAGTACGCCACCGGGGCGCGGGGGTATATCCTGCGGCTGCATGGCACGCATGTCTTCCCCGACAGCAGCGCGCATGGATTGGGCGAGGCGCCGGAGCCGCTCTATGCGGTGCGCTTCTTTGCCCGCGCGCTGTGGGCGCATCCCGAGCATCCCGATGACGAGGTGGTGCTGGATCTGTGGCAAAGCTACCTGGAGCCGCTATGA
- a CDS encoding thiamine diphosphokinase: MDRLIVEAPEPITLIGGGEIATGALEEALALAPGLVAADGGAAAALAAGYRPQAVIGDFDSLSEDVRAQLPPDSLHPVAEQDSTDFDKALRSIAAPAVLAVGFLGARVDHQLAAFSTLVQGHDTPCVLIGETEVIFHLAHEVALPARAGEVISLFPMQEVTGRSEGLEWPIEGLVMSPMGRIGTSNRALGPVRLLPEGPGLLAIVPRRRLADVLRAVRLDLRRDLRRG; this comes from the coding sequence ATGGACAGACTGATTGTTGAAGCACCGGAACCAATCACCCTGATCGGCGGCGGCGAAATCGCCACCGGCGCGCTGGAGGAGGCGCTGGCGCTGGCGCCCGGCCTGGTGGCGGCGGATGGCGGCGCGGCGGCGGCGCTGGCGGCGGGATACCGGCCGCAGGCGGTGATCGGGGATTTTGATTCGCTGTCTGAGGATGTGCGGGCGCAGCTTCCGCCTGACAGCTTGCATCCGGTGGCGGAGCAGGACAGCACCGATTTCGACAAGGCGCTGCGCTCGATTGCGGCGCCGGCGGTGCTGGCGGTGGGGTTCCTGGGGGCGCGGGTGGATCACCAGCTGGCGGCGTTCAGCACGCTGGTGCAGGGGCATGACACCCCGTGCGTGCTGATTGGCGAAACCGAGGTGATCTTTCACCTGGCGCATGAGGTGGCGCTGCCGGCGCGGGCGGGGGAGGTGATTTCGCTGTTCCCGATGCAGGAGGTGACAGGGCGTTCGGAGGGGCTGGAGTGGCCGATCGAGGGGCTGGTGATGTCGCCGATGGGGCGGATCGGCACCTCGAACCGGGCGCTGGGGCCGGTACGGCTGCTGCCGGAGGGCCCGGGCCTGCTGGCGATTGTGCCGCGGCGGCGGCTGGCGGATGTGCTGCGCGCGGTCCGGCTGGACCTCAGGCGGGATCTTAGGCGGGGTTGA
- the secG gene encoding preprotein translocase subunit SecG produces the protein MENVVLIIHLLLALGLIAVVLLQRSEGGGLGMGGGGGGAISGRAAATALGKVTWLLAIAFICTSITLTIMAAQKSAGSSVTDRLAVPQSEDGGAPAVPAPLGSDLLPPSEGDNAPLVPSAD, from the coding sequence ATGGAAAACGTTGTTCTCATCATCCATCTTCTTCTGGCTCTCGGCCTCATTGCCGTGGTGCTGCTGCAGCGCTCCGAAGGCGGCGGTCTGGGCATGGGCGGCGGCGGCGGCGGCGCCATCTCGGGCCGCGCGGCGGCCACGGCGCTTGGCAAGGTGACCTGGCTGCTGGCGATTGCCTTCATCTGCACCTCGATCACCCTGACCATCATGGCGGCACAGAAATCCGCAGGCTCCTCGGTCACCGACCGGCTGGCGGTTCCGCAGTCCGAAGACGGCGGCGCACCGGCGGTTCCCGCGCCGCTGGGCAGCGATCTGCTGCCGCCCAGCGAAGGCGACAACGCACCGCTGGTTCCCAGCGCCGACTAA
- a CDS encoding alpha/beta fold hydrolase has product MPKLPYVRAGSGPVLVLVHGYLGGAAQWQSEIDAFSGEYDVIAPNLPGFAAAAGQPGCSTIRAMAEAVLTLLDDLGVREFILMGHSMGGMIAQEMAAARPAAVQKLILYGTGPLGLMPDRFEPITVSRERLLSDGVAKTITRIGATWFKAGDAARGYPLLTEIGAQASPQAALAALEAMAGWDGRQALPRLTMPTLVVWGDSDRSYRWPQVESLWTNLPNVRLSVVPGASHAVHLEKPALFQSLIRDFLQED; this is encoded by the coding sequence ATGCCGAAACTTCCCTATGTGCGTGCCGGATCCGGCCCGGTTCTGGTCTTGGTGCACGGCTACCTGGGCGGCGCTGCCCAGTGGCAGAGCGAGATCGATGCTTTCAGCGGAGAGTACGATGTGATCGCGCCCAACCTTCCGGGGTTTGCCGCCGCAGCCGGCCAGCCGGGCTGCAGCACAATCCGCGCAATGGCAGAGGCGGTTCTCACGCTTCTCGATGACTTGGGCGTTCGCGAGTTCATTCTGATGGGCCATTCGATGGGCGGCATGATCGCGCAGGAAATGGCAGCGGCCCGGCCCGCCGCTGTGCAGAAGCTGATCCTCTATGGCACTGGCCCGCTAGGCCTCATGCCAGACCGTTTCGAACCCATCACGGTATCGCGTGAAAGGCTGCTGTCTGACGGCGTGGCAAAGACCATCACACGCATCGGGGCAACCTGGTTCAAAGCCGGAGACGCCGCGCGGGGCTACCCTCTGCTGACGGAAATCGGCGCACAGGCCAGCCCCCAGGCCGCTTTGGCCGCGCTGGAAGCGATGGCGGGCTGGGATGGACGTCAGGCACTGCCGCGGCTGACCATGCCGACGCTGGTTGTCTGGGGGGACTCCGACCGCTCTTACCGATGGCCCCAGGTTGAATCGCTGTGGACCAACCTGCCCAACGTGCGCCTATCAGTGGTGCCAGGTGCATCCCATGCGGTTCATTTGGAGAAACCGGCCCTGTTCCAGTCCCTGATCCGCGACTTCCTGCAGGAAGACTGA
- a CDS encoding nitrile hydratase accessory protein, with protein MSMCPEVAAPEPVFAEPWHAQVFALTVHLNEAGRFGWGEWVERFSATLKRHGLSRELDGGEDYFRAWLETLEMFLAEDGAASRAEAEVMRSRWEEAYLSTPHGAPVRLRG; from the coding sequence ATGAGCATGTGTCCCGAGGTTGCCGCGCCGGAGCCTGTCTTTGCCGAACCCTGGCACGCGCAGGTATTCGCGCTGACCGTGCATCTGAATGAGGCCGGGCGGTTCGGCTGGGGCGAGTGGGTGGAGCGGTTTTCGGCCACCTTGAAGCGCCATGGCCTGAGCCGCGAGCTGGATGGCGGCGAGGATTACTTCCGCGCCTGGCTGGAAACGCTGGAGATGTTTCTGGCGGAGGACGGCGCCGCGAGCCGTGCCGAAGCCGAGGTGATGCGCAGCCGCTGGGAAGAGGCGTATCTGAGCACGCCGCATGGCGCGCCGGTGCGTCTGCGCGGCTGA
- a CDS encoding L-serine ammonia-lyase: MFLSVFDMFKVGIGPSSSHTMGPMVAAARFLDMMRASPFEFHGLRASLHGSLAFTGVGHATDRATILGLGGFVAHDYDDEKAEAFLAELNKTHTMHPEGLGALHFDPKADMIFDYDHALPGHANGMILMATDAQGDVILKQVFYSIGGGFVVTEEELAAGKATDEGDPVPYPFKSAAEMLEMAKASGKSIAEMKRANEISRGCSESLAKGTARIWQVMNDCINRGLERDGILPGGLKVRRRAKGIYDALMAERGLNQTAPHTINDWMSVYAMAVNEENAAGGQVVTAPTNGAAGTLPAVIRYYLDHVPGASEAHIEDFLLTAAAIAGLVKYNASISGAEAGCQAEVGSAAAMSAAGLCAVMGGTPEQVENAAEIALEHHLGMTCDPVKGLVQVPCIERNGLAAIKAVSAASLALRGDGQHFVPLDACIETMRQTGADMHDKYKETSLGGLAVNVPNC; this comes from the coding sequence ATGTTCCTCTCCGTTTTCGACATGTTCAAAGTGGGCATCGGCCCGTCTTCCTCCCACACCATGGGGCCGATGGTCGCCGCCGCGCGCTTCCTCGACATGATGCGCGCCTCGCCCTTTGAATTCCACGGGCTGCGCGCCTCGCTGCACGGCTCGCTTGCCTTCACCGGTGTCGGCCACGCCACCGACCGCGCCACCATCCTCGGCCTCGGCGGCTTTGTCGCGCATGACTATGATGACGAAAAGGCGGAGGCCTTTCTGGCGGAGCTGAACAAGACTCACACCATGCACCCCGAGGGGCTGGGCGCGCTGCATTTCGACCCCAAGGCCGACATGATCTTCGACTATGATCACGCGCTGCCGGGCCACGCCAACGGCATGATCCTGATGGCCACCGATGCCCAGGGCGACGTGATCCTGAAACAGGTATTCTACTCGATCGGCGGCGGTTTTGTCGTCACCGAGGAGGAACTGGCCGCAGGCAAGGCGACCGACGAGGGCGACCCGGTCCCCTACCCGTTCAAATCCGCAGCCGAGATGCTGGAGATGGCCAAGGCCAGCGGCAAGTCGATTGCCGAGATGAAGCGCGCCAACGAGATTTCCCGCGGCTGCTCCGAGAGCCTCGCCAAGGGCACCGCCCGGATCTGGCAGGTGATGAACGACTGCATCAACCGCGGGCTGGAGCGCGACGGCATCCTGCCGGGCGGATTGAAGGTCCGCCGCCGCGCCAAGGGCATCTATGACGCGCTGATGGCCGAACGCGGCCTCAACCAGACCGCGCCGCACACCATCAACGACTGGATGAGCGTCTATGCGATGGCGGTGAACGAGGAGAACGCGGCCGGCGGCCAGGTCGTGACCGCCCCCACCAACGGCGCCGCAGGCACCCTTCCGGCTGTGATCCGCTACTACCTCGACCATGTTCCGGGCGCGTCTGAGGCCCATATCGAGGACTTCCTGCTGACCGCCGCCGCAATTGCCGGCCTGGTCAAGTACAACGCGTCTATCTCTGGCGCCGAGGCCGGCTGCCAGGCTGAGGTCGGCTCTGCCGCCGCGATGTCCGCCGCGGGCCTCTGCGCCGTGATGGGCGGCACGCCCGAACAGGTGGAAAACGCCGCCGAGATCGCGCTGGAGCATCACCTGGGCATGACCTGCGATCCCGTGAAGGGCCTGGTCCAGGTCCCCTGCATCGAGCGCAACGGGCTGGCGGCGATCAAGGCGGTTTCCGCCGCATCGCTTGCCTTGCGCGGCGACGGCCAGCACTTCGTGCCGCTGGACGCCTGCATCGAAACCATGCGCCAGACCGGCGCCGACATGCACGACAAGTACAAGGAGACCTCGCTCGGCGGCCTCGCGGTGAACGTGCCGAACTGCTGA
- a CDS encoding DMT family transporter: protein MTQDRPLLGIALMLGFCMVIPLGDAIAKLLTNRVPVAQIVFIRFAAQAAILLPLALALRLPLSLSRRVAPLLFLRTLLQMGGIAAMFTAFRYLPLADAVAIAFVMPFIMLLLGKFVLHEDVGLHRLGACVIGFSGTLLVIQPSFAAVGWNALWPLLVAVIFALFMLITRKIAKETDPISVQAVAGVMGTVLLAPVLLIGDAAGVAALSTALPPPDTWGLLAAAGALGTIAHLLMTWSLRFAPTSTLASMQYLEIPVAVFFGWLVFAELPNTLAAFGILLTIGAGLYAVMRERKPSETEERINPA from the coding sequence ATGACACAGGACCGGCCCCTCCTCGGCATCGCCCTGATGCTGGGCTTCTGCATGGTGATCCCGCTGGGCGACGCCATTGCCAAACTGCTGACCAACCGGGTGCCGGTTGCCCAGATCGTCTTCATCCGCTTCGCCGCCCAGGCCGCGATCCTGCTGCCGCTGGCGCTGGCCCTCCGGCTGCCGCTCAGCCTGTCGCGCCGGGTGGCGCCGCTCCTGTTCCTGCGCACGCTTCTGCAGATGGGCGGCATTGCCGCCATGTTCACCGCCTTCCGCTACCTGCCCCTGGCCGATGCGGTGGCAATTGCCTTTGTGATGCCGTTCATCATGCTGCTCTTGGGCAAATTTGTCCTGCACGAGGACGTCGGCCTGCACCGCCTTGGCGCCTGCGTGATCGGCTTCAGCGGCACGCTGCTGGTGATTCAGCCCAGCTTTGCCGCGGTCGGCTGGAACGCCCTCTGGCCGCTCTTGGTGGCAGTGATCTTTGCCCTGTTCATGCTGATCACCCGCAAGATCGCCAAGGAAACCGACCCGATTTCCGTTCAGGCGGTGGCCGGCGTCATGGGCACCGTGCTGCTGGCCCCGGTGCTGCTGATCGGCGATGCCGCCGGCGTTGCCGCCCTCTCCACCGCCCTGCCGCCGCCGGACACCTGGGGCCTGCTGGCCGCCGCGGGCGCCCTCGGCACCATCGCGCATCTGCTGATGACCTGGAGCCTGCGGTTCGCCCCCACCTCCACCCTCGCCTCGATGCAATATCTGGAAATCCCGGTGGCCGTGTTCTTCGGCTGGCTGGTCTTTGCGGAACTCCCCAACACGCTTGCCGCCTTCGGCATCCTGCTGACCATCGGCGCAGGCCTCTATGCGGTCATGCGCGAGCGCAAGCCCTCCGAAACCGAAGAGCGCATCAACCCCGCCTAA
- the nthA gene encoding nitrile hydratase subunit alpha translates to MPHDHHDHPHALLPPDPALRVKALETILTEKGLIDPAALEEIIDTYQNKIGPQNGARVVARAWSDPAFKAALLADADPVLAELGYYGRQGEHMVVVENTAQRHNMVVCTLCSCYPWPLLGIPPGWYKSDAYRARAVREPRKVLAEFGVALPDETAVRVWDSTAEVRYLVLPMRPEGSGGLGEEELAALVTRDSMIGTGLAKAPGEAAA, encoded by the coding sequence ATGCCTCATGATCATCACGACCACCCGCACGCCCTTTTGCCGCCGGACCCTGCCTTGAGGGTCAAGGCGCTGGAGACGATTCTGACAGAAAAGGGCCTGATCGACCCCGCCGCGCTGGAGGAGATCATCGACACCTACCAGAACAAGATCGGCCCGCAGAACGGCGCCCGGGTGGTGGCCCGCGCCTGGAGCGATCCGGCGTTCAAGGCGGCGCTGCTGGCGGATGCCGATCCGGTGCTGGCGGAGCTGGGATATTACGGCCGGCAGGGCGAGCATATGGTGGTGGTGGAGAACACCGCCCAGCGGCACAATATGGTCGTGTGCACCCTGTGCAGCTGCTACCCGTGGCCTTTGCTGGGCATTCCGCCGGGCTGGTACAAATCCGACGCCTACCGCGCCCGTGCAGTGCGGGAGCCGCGCAAGGTGCTGGCGGAGTTTGGTGTGGCCTTGCCCGATGAGACCGCGGTGCGGGTCTGGGATTCCACCGCCGAGGTCCGTTACCTGGTGCTGCCGATGCGGCCTGAGGGTTCCGGAGGCCTGGGCGAGGAGGAACTGGCGGCGCTGGTCACCCGCGACAGCATGATCGGCACCGGTCTGGCGAAGGCACCGGGGGAGGCGGCGGCATGA